Proteins encoded by one window of Salvia splendens isolate huo1 chromosome 7, SspV2, whole genome shotgun sequence:
- the LOC121741214 gene encoding polygalacturonase-like gives MNSIISIILFVAWFGIAQGATVTFNVITFGAKPDGKTDATQPFLKAWAAACTATTASRIYVPKGRYLLRSAEFRGPCKNKIRVQIDGTLVAPLDHRALGNSDYWILFIQVNWLSVVGGNLDAKGAGLWACKASGQTCPTGARSITFNWVNNGEIKGLTSINSQLMHIVINSCKNVKVSNVKMIAPDLSPNTDGIHVQSSTGVTITNALIQTGDDCISIGPGTRNLWMDKIKCGPGHGVSIGSLGRSFEEDGVENVTLINSAFSGSENRLRIKTWARPSKGFVRNINFRNIVMKNVENPIIIDQNYCPNNQGCPSQGSGIKISQITYQNIQGSSATKVAMTFDCSHTNPCSNIKLHDIKLTYLKSTKAQSYCKNIAGSSAGVIMPENCL, from the exons ATGAATTCGATAATTTCAATCATTTTATTTGTAGCATGGTTTGGCATTGCACAAGGTGCTACAGTCACATTCAATGTGATAACATTTGGTGCAAAACCAGATGGGAAAACCGACGCAACTCAGCCGTTCCTTAAGGCATGGGCGGCGGCGTGCACGGCCACGACGGCGTCCAGGATTTACGTTCCGAAAGGGCGTTACCTATTGAGGTCCGCGGAGTTTAGAGGGCCATGCAAAAATAAGATCAGAGTTCAAATTGATGGAACTCTTGTAGCTCCGCTTGACCACCGTGCCCTTGGAAATTCCGACTACTGGATTCTTTTTATTCAGGTCAATTGGCTTTCTGTCGTCGGGGGAAATTTAGACGCTAAGGGCGCCGGATTATGGGCCTGCAAGGCTTCCGGCCAAACTTGCCCCACCGGAGCAAGG TCAATCACATTTAATTGGGTTAATAACGGTGAGATAAAAGGGTTAACCTCGATTAATAGCCAATTGATGCACATTGTGATCAATAGTTGCAAGAATGTGAAAGTGAGCAATGTGAAGATGATAGCACCCGATCTAAGCCCTAACACAGATGGGATTCATGTACAATCCTCCACCGGAGTCACTATTACCAATGCCCTCATCCAAACCGGCGACGACTGTATATCCATCGGCCCCGGGACTAGAAATTTATGGATGGACAAAATCAAATGCGGCCCGGGACACGGTGTTAG CATTGGGAGTTTGGGCCGAAGTTTTGAAGAAGACGGCGTGGAAAATGTGACACTAATAAATTCGGCTTTCAGTGGGTCGGAAAACAGGCTTCGTATTAAAACATGGGCCCGGCCTAGCAAGGGATTTGTCAGAAATATTAATTTCCGAAATATAGTTATGAAGAATGTTGAGAATCCAATCATCATAGACCAAAATTACTGCCCCAACAATCAAGGATGTCCTAGCCAG GGTTCGGGAATCAAAATAAGCCAGATTACATACCAAAACATACAAGGATCATCTGCAACAAAAGTAGCAATGACATTTGATTGCAGCCATACCAATCCATGCAGCAATATCAAATtacatgacattaaactcacATATTTGAAATCAACTAAAGCACAATCTTACTGCAAAAACATCGCCGGAAGTTCCGCCGGAGTCATCATGCCTGAAAATTGCTTGTAA